The Episyrphus balteatus chromosome 4, idEpiBalt1.1, whole genome shotgun sequence genome includes a window with the following:
- the LOC129918730 gene encoding uncharacterized protein LOC129918730: MKKNLEKNANGKLCFGSRIARNRLLSLNPKPLDYPGPFEYYHNFDWIKKFPNKTGYTLIASKTPRDKDFKKTEDIAPPVGTYDIENPKNWKSSARPFGIGEKLKSHPRFLTPAPGTYNTFKRQVKVCTSFGHDRITVPLVKISCAPFNMAYCSKCEQTPIGDYWHKKATNQDLCRPCMEEEWNDLKKCNTKVVVRYRKKNELNMYTLVRYCNFYHEHNCTKAAVQHMPTKDLIFKLRKENYLSSFGL, encoded by the exons atgaagaaaaatctggaaaaaaatgCTAACGGAAAACTGTGTTTTGGTTCTCGAATTGCAAGAAATCGTTTGTTATCATTAAATCCAAAGCCATTGGACTATCCTGGGCCATTTGAATATTATCATAATTTTGATTGGATTAAGAAG tttcccaaCAAAACAGGGTATACTCTGATAGCCAGTAAAACTCCAAGAGACAAGGATTTCAAGAAAACTGAAGACATTGCACCACCAGTTGGAACCTATGACATAGAGAACCCGAAGAATTGGAAATCGTCAGCAAGACCATTCGGAATTGGTGAAAAGCTTAAGTCTCATCCCAGATTTTTAACCCCAGC ACCAGGGACTTATAATACTTTCAAACGTCAGGTCAAGGTCTGTACATCATTTGGTCATGACCGAATAACAGTTCCACTGGTGAAAATTTCCTGTGCTCCCTTCAATATGGCTTACTGTTCGAAATGTGAACAAACACCAATTGGAGATTATTGGCATAAGAAGGCAACAAATCAAGATTTATGTCGACCTTGCATGGAAGAAGAATGGAACgatttaaaaaagtgcaacaCAAAAGTTGTGGTTAGATATCGAAAGAAAAACGAATTAAACATGTATACCTTAGTGCGTTATTGTAATTTTTACCATGAACACAATTGTACAAAAGCTGCAGTACAGCATATGCCAACCAAGGATTTAATATTTAAGCTGcgtaaagaaaattatttgtcttcttttggtttatga
- the LOC129919026 gene encoding pachytene checkpoint protein 2 homolog, which translates to MNISNTHNVLHVEIKLKPGNTRIETIENQLKSELNCFFENNKNYLSESEIIVNEQHGPNIQMHVKSISIDGNSFSTINPPPIVYHIYRPHTRNVEVEMFQDNQEEGGEEVPASNHWLLPSHSFDGLWENLIYEDNLKENLLKFAESSLVFSAHNVNQNVISCNRIVLLHGPPGTGKTSLCKAIAQKLSIRLMSTYKFTHLIEINSHSLFSKWFSESGKLVMKLFTKVREIIAQPKSLVCVLIDEVESIAYARESMSGQEPKDAMRVVNALLTQLDSIKESPNVLILATSNLASNIDLAFLDRADIKQHIGLPSVRAIYQIYVSMLRELMRVGMIHEKPIQQFQDGADVCILKLAKSSVGVSGRTLRKLPFLAHAMFMGSAILPIDLECFVQAMQSALDKHLTDQRLLEGKPNNN; encoded by the exons atgaatatttccAACACTCACAATGTTCTTCATGTAGAAATTAAACTAAAACCTGGAAATAC TCGAATAGAAACAATTGAAAATCAGTTAaaaagtgaattgaattgtttttttgaaaataacaaaaactatttaagcGAAAGTGAAATAATCGTGAATGAACAACATGGACCAAACATACAAATGCATGTTAAAAGTATATCAATCGATGGAAATTCCTTTTCCACg ATCAATCCTCCTCCAATTGTCTATCACATCTATCGACCTCATACACGAAATGTCGAAGTTGAAATGTTTCaa GATAATCAAGAAGAAGGCGGCGAAGAAGTTCCCGCCTCTAATCATTGGCTCTTACCATCCCATTCATTCGATGGCCTTTGGGAGAATCTCATCTACGAAGACAATCttaaagaaaatcttttaaaattcgcTGAATCTTCGTTAGTTTTTTCAGCTCACAATGTCAACCAAAATGTCATCTCTTGCAACAGGATTGTCTTGTTACATGGACCTCCTGGGACAGGAAAGACAAGTCTGTGTAAAGCTATTGCACAAAAACTTTCAATACGTCTCATGTCCAC atACAAATTTACTCATCTGATAGAGATCAATAGCCACAGCCTGTTTTCCAAATGGTTTTCAGAG AGTGGCAAACTTGTGATGAAACTCTTTACAAAAGTCAGAGAAATCATCGCACAGCCAAAGTCATTAGTTTGCGTTCTAATCGACGAAGTAGAATCAATAGCCTACGCAAGAGAATCCATGTCAG GTCAGGAACCCAAAGACGCAATGCGAGTTGTGAATGCTCTCCTCACTCAACTCGATAGCATTAAAGAATCTCCGAATGTCCTTATCCTAGCCACTTCCAATCTAGCTTCCAATATCGATTTGGCCTTTCTCGATCGTGCTGATATCAAACAACACATTGGCCTTCCATCGGTTAGAGCAATCTATCAAATTTACGTTTCCATGTTACGCGAGCTTATGCGAGTCGGAATGATTCACGAAAAACCAATCCAACAATTCCAAGACGGTGCTGATGTTTGTATACTTAAATTGGCTAAATCGAGTGTCGGAGTAAGTGGACGTACTTTGAGAAAACTTCCATTTTTAGCACACGCCATGTTTATGGGCAGTGCCATCCTTCCAATTGATTTGGAATGTTTTGTTCAAGCCATGCAATCAGCCTTGGATAAACATTTAACAGATCAAAGACTTTTGGAAGGGAAACCTAATAATAACTAG
- the LOC129917933 gene encoding interaptin isoform X1 — translation MSKDELDFDPSIPEDERRFYLKAYPNVNHVRERKVHCTICKMHIGTAPSNESIIRMHPILRVTHCKKCHEFYNSGEFSKGEDGSELYCRWCGQGGEVYCCSNCPYVFCKSCIISNLSRGVVADIEQNENWSCFNCAPKMLWPLRAQHWALIKFIDKQKKAILSSNLTDSEIKIQMTKDRSLCCKIKKVGGGYGTDSSDSSDISLSRLKKKAGDKRSRKSLSKEDLTGGASPAQAKKLKNNDNDVVCTPDVLSMLEPECTLTVPAKSPANAQPSTPTPKIMSIQAAPPKRPTPTPPLILRNVQQPLLRPAPPTQVLKKTVVGPRMPAGGQSSDFTTPVYHTINGYRIDLNSAAQQETVRLPNGKLIQVKRQGTGPQQVTTVQNAPNQHSTPTRVIHNIATPSVSPITSGPSQQVVHSSGGHIIRAQLQAPRPVVMPTMQNNSLGSQYQQQLQQQQQQQQPTQPHYQQITIRQPQIATIRYQGNTAPQMSNMIPNGTMQILNGTQVTTTGSGQQLPSIRPVPTFIKQLFPNTPLGQSRTQLQNQIFNAMEICQHLMGKLQTLTNSNAYKTAKSMTDVKELYIHLSYLLTYAIGRFKGLQDNCLADMRDLGFTNDANSLENGQLAAEKQASDAEEDEITIVEPKTDTINLDSDNEDDLPSPPPKKPNGNGPMQSAVRNNNSHIASQQPANQVNQSNMSMAEQHVTPTTTTNEDDEITAEYDFSKVASLLAGMLEVELTEGGTECVQQPKKPRKKTTHKPNPTLVKQKEMQERERLENIKKNCIKLKMEVEIPLNRVEEIYQYAKPMLEELKLEKLKAEEMEVSKKENEMKKKELEELGDEKIEGESTKANDITPETCSEKENETDDKDESEEVVVVLVEESDNPKEDEEAEKATPTEADKGEGDVSVELIDQDETPESDRDAVEEEEDSVHPVESAKVDEKSKEEEEDVDKSKEDEEVNEIEDEEKEKEKEEEKDEEMDEDKEEDESVEKEEDEEKEEDKEKEDEEIIENEDEDKTKEDEEENENEDEVIHMKEPQLFADDIDDEELELSINNELNKSSELPLNTTEGDPMDIDIDPPKIDDSDKDMMEVLQVSQNEDDKEVDEKNLDTSSLSHNYKEILGRTEVV, via the exons acgAACTTGATTTCGATCCCAGCATCCCTGAGGACGAACGAAGATTTTACCTAAAAGCTTATCCCAATGTTAATCATGTACGTGAGCGTAAAGTTCATTGTACAATATGCAAAATGCATATTGGCACTGCTCCATCCAACGAGAGTATTATTCGCATGCACCCAATTCTGCGAGTGACTCATTGTAAAAAATGTCATGAATTCTACAACAGTGGGGAGTTCAGCAAAGGCGAAGATGGCAGCGAATTGTATTGCCGTTGGTGTGGACAAGGTGGCGAAGTCTACTGCTGTTCAAATTGCCCATATGTATTCTGCAAGTCTTGTATTATCTCGAATTTATCGCGCGGAGTAGTAGCCGATATCGAACAAAATGAAAACTGGAGCTGTTTTAATTGTGCACCGAAAATGTTGTGGCCTCTTAGAGCACAACATTgggctttaattaaatttattgataagCAAAAGAA GGCAATTCTGAGTTCTAACCTAACTGATTCAGAAATAAAGATTCAAATGACAAAAGACCGTAGCTTAtgctgtaaaattaaaaaagtcggTGGCGGCTATGGAACAGATTCATCAGACTCAAGTGACATTTCACTGTCGCGTCTGAAAAAGAAGGCTGGCGATAAGCGAAGCCGAAAATCACTATCGAAAGAAGATCTCACTGGTGGAGCTTCTCCCGCGCaagctaaaaaattaaaaaacaatgacaaTGACGTTGTTTGCACTCCAGACGTTTTGAGCATGCTAGAACCGGAATGTACATTAACAGTGCCAGCAAAGTCTCCCGCAAACGCACAGCCTTCAACTCCGACTCCAAAAATAATGTCTATCCAGGCGGCTCCTCCAAAGAGACCCACTCCTACTCCCCCATTAATTTTACGAAATGTTCAGCAACCGCTTTTGCGACCCGCACCACCTACTCAAGTCTTGAAAAAAACTGTCGTTGGACCACGAATGCCTGCGGGTGGTCAAAGTTCAGATTTCACTACTCCGGTGTACCACACTATCAATGGCTACCGCATTGATTTGAATTCTGCGGCACAGCAAGAAACAGTACGATTGCCTAATGGCAAACTAATTCAAGTGAAACGACAAGGAACTGGACCCCAACAAGTGACAACTGTTCAAAATGCTCCAAATCAACATTCCACGCCAACCAGAGTAATTCATAACATAGCAACTCCATCTGTTTCACCCATTACAAGTGGTCCATCTCAACAAGTTGTACACTCGAGTGGCGGGCATATAATTCGCGCACAGTTGCAAGCTCCTCGTCCAGTTGTTATGCCAACTATGCAAAATAATAGCCTGGGTTCTCAATACCAACAGcagctacaacaacaacaacagcaacaacaaccaaCACAGCCTCATTACCAGCAAATAACAATACGCCAGCCACAAATAGCCACAATTCGTTATCAAGGCAATACAGCTCCGCAAATGTCAAATATGATTCCAAACGGAACTATGCAGATTTTGAATGGCACTCAAGTGACAACTACTGGTAGCGGACAACAATTGCCTTCTATTCGACCAGTACCAACTTTCATTAAGCAATTGTTCCCAAATACTCCATTGGGTCAATCGCGTACTCAATtgcaaaatcaaatatttaatgcaatggaAATTTGTCAACATTTAATGGGCAAATTGCAGACACTTACCAATTCGAATGCTTATAAGACAGCTAAAAGTATGACCGATGTAAAGGAATTGTATATTCACCTTTCATACTTGCTAACATATGCAATTGGAAGATTTAAGGGCTTGCAAGATAATTGTTTAGCTGATATGAGAGATCTTGGATTTACAAATGATGCGAATAGTTTGGAAAATGGTCAACTTGCTGCAG aaAAACAAGCCAGCGATGCTGAAGAAGATGAAATTACAATTGTCGAACCCAAAACAGATACAATCAATCTAGATTCTGATAATGAAGATGATCTACCATCGCCACCGCCTAAAAAGCCCAACGGAAACGGCCCAATGCAATCGGCTGTTAGAAATAATAATTCTCATATTGCGTCGCAACAACCTGCCAATCAGGTTAATCAGTCAAATATGAGCATGGCTGAACAACATGTcactccaacaacaacaaccaatgAAGATGATGAAATCACAGCTGAATATGATTTCTCAAAGGTTGCAAGTCTGCTAGCTGGTATGTTGGAAGTCGAACTTACCGAAGGCGGTACTGAGTGTGTCCAACAGCCGAAAAAACCACGCAAAAAGACCACACACAAACCGAATCCAACATTAGTTAAACAAAAGGAAATGCAAGAACGTGAACGTTTggaaaacatcaaaaagaattgtATCAAATTGAAGATGGAAGTTGAAATTCCATTGAATAGAGTGGAGGAGATCTATCAGTATGCCAAGCCGATGTTGGAAGAACTTAAACTGGAAAAATTGAAAGCGGAAGAAATGGAAGTTTcgaaaaaagaaaacgaaatgAAGAAGAAGGAACTCGAAGAATTGGGAGATGAGAAAATAGAAGGGGAATCAACAAAAGCAAATGATATTACTCCAGAAACTTGTTCAGAAAAGGAAAACGAGACAGATGATAAGGATGAATCTGAGGAAGTGGTTGTTGTGCTTGTTGAAGAGTCCGATAACCCAAAGGAAGATGAAGAAGCCGAAAAAGCAACACCAACAGAGGCAGACAAAGGCGAAGGGGATGTGTCTGTTGAGCTAATCGATCAGGACGAAACTCCAGAAAGTGATCGAGATGCAGTTGAGGAGGAGGAGGATTCAGTGCACCCAGTTGAGTCGGCTAAGGTAGATGAAAAGagtaaagaagaagaagaagatgtcGATAAATCAAAGGAAGATGAAGAAGTAAATGAAATCGAGGATGAAGAgaaagaaaaagagaaagaagaagaGAAAGATGAAGAGATGGATGAAGATAAAGAGGAAGATGAAAGTGTAGAAAAAGAGGAAGATGAAGAAAAGGAGGAAGATAAAGAGAAAGAGGATgaagaaataattgaaaacgaagatgaagataaaacaaaagaagatgaagaagaaaatgaGAACGAAGATGAAGTTATTCACATGAAAGAACCCCAGTTATTCGCCGATGATATCGACGACGAAGAACTGGAACTTTCAATAAATAACGAACTAAATAAGAGCTCCGAACTGCCATTAAACACAACCGAAGGTGACCCAATGGATATTGACATTGATCCACCTAAAATCGATGACAGTGATAAAGATATGATGGAAGTACTTCAAGTCTCACAAAACGAAGATGACAAAGAAGTCGATGAAAAAAATCTCGATACAAGTAGTCTCTCGCACAATTACAAAGAAATTCTTGGACGGACAGAagtcgtttga
- the LOC129917933 gene encoding uncharacterized protein LOC129917933 isoform X2, which translates to MSKDELDFDPSIPEDERRFYLKAYPNVNHVRERKVHCTICKMHIGTAPSNESIIRMHPILRVTHCKKCHEFYNSGEFSKGEDGSELYCRWCGQGGEVYCCSNCPYVFCKSCIISNLSRGVVADIEQNENWSCFNCAPKMLWPLRAQHWALIKFIDKQKKAILSSNLTDSEIKIQMTKDRSLCCKIKKVGGGYGTDSSDSSDISLSRLKKKAGDKRSRKSLSKEDLTGGASPAQAKKLKNNDNDVVCTPDVLSMLEPECTLTVPAKSPANAQPSTPTPKIMSIQAAPPKRPTPTPPLILRNVQQPLLRPAPPTQVLKKTVVGPRMPAGGQSSDFTTPVYHTINGYRIDLNSAAQQETVRLPNGKLIQVKRQGTGPQQVTTVQNAPNQHSTPTRVIHNIATPSVSPITSGPSQQVVHSSGGHIIRAQLQAPRPVVMPTMQNNSLGSQYQQQLQQQQQQQQPTQPHYQQITIRQPQIATIRYQGNTAPQMSNMIPNGTMQILNGTQVTTTGSGQQLPSIRPVPTFIKQLFPNTPLGQSRTQLQNQIFNAMEICQHLMGKLQTLTNSNAYKTAKSMTDVKELYIHLSYLLTYAIGRFKGLQDNCLADMRDLGFTNDANSLENGQLAAGMDMVRNGMITDFSQVDLESFHSLIVQNMNLMKTAVAADSSTNSEVAETPGVSSKKLTHLNHNRMILAQNGNPVRTELDATSEANDDDPECLLVALDNEQSPEQIILESEDEEEPEEDCLLVELADRISDKYTPPASPTVEEKFNEQEEEKVLHSGLLTQYGIGDDEEYESDTKNDYRLLSVNFTKEQDLRLIKILKDFPLLWYPKKTNTKQPVMNVLWKKVNRLMPKGLNNRERWRTMKKSYKKSQNLYRYADELEFLKDLKSLPKKNVQAKDVKISIKGKKFNINKSALEAMNTKAVKDIKISTKDKKFNINKSALEVTKAPKLEKSSKVKREEYRNVKSKSRSFIEDVKPQTKVETKLNKTTVDPRTTDPFQDYDFIVKLIEVVEKYPTLWHPQSDAVIRRLPQPKVWDEVYKEINNPKYTVKDLKLKWKILRCCFSRHNVSAAPFRDMLHFLKKKK; encoded by the exons acgAACTTGATTTCGATCCCAGCATCCCTGAGGACGAACGAAGATTTTACCTAAAAGCTTATCCCAATGTTAATCATGTACGTGAGCGTAAAGTTCATTGTACAATATGCAAAATGCATATTGGCACTGCTCCATCCAACGAGAGTATTATTCGCATGCACCCAATTCTGCGAGTGACTCATTGTAAAAAATGTCATGAATTCTACAACAGTGGGGAGTTCAGCAAAGGCGAAGATGGCAGCGAATTGTATTGCCGTTGGTGTGGACAAGGTGGCGAAGTCTACTGCTGTTCAAATTGCCCATATGTATTCTGCAAGTCTTGTATTATCTCGAATTTATCGCGCGGAGTAGTAGCCGATATCGAACAAAATGAAAACTGGAGCTGTTTTAATTGTGCACCGAAAATGTTGTGGCCTCTTAGAGCACAACATTgggctttaattaaatttattgataagCAAAAGAA GGCAATTCTGAGTTCTAACCTAACTGATTCAGAAATAAAGATTCAAATGACAAAAGACCGTAGCTTAtgctgtaaaattaaaaaagtcggTGGCGGCTATGGAACAGATTCATCAGACTCAAGTGACATTTCACTGTCGCGTCTGAAAAAGAAGGCTGGCGATAAGCGAAGCCGAAAATCACTATCGAAAGAAGATCTCACTGGTGGAGCTTCTCCCGCGCaagctaaaaaattaaaaaacaatgacaaTGACGTTGTTTGCACTCCAGACGTTTTGAGCATGCTAGAACCGGAATGTACATTAACAGTGCCAGCAAAGTCTCCCGCAAACGCACAGCCTTCAACTCCGACTCCAAAAATAATGTCTATCCAGGCGGCTCCTCCAAAGAGACCCACTCCTACTCCCCCATTAATTTTACGAAATGTTCAGCAACCGCTTTTGCGACCCGCACCACCTACTCAAGTCTTGAAAAAAACTGTCGTTGGACCACGAATGCCTGCGGGTGGTCAAAGTTCAGATTTCACTACTCCGGTGTACCACACTATCAATGGCTACCGCATTGATTTGAATTCTGCGGCACAGCAAGAAACAGTACGATTGCCTAATGGCAAACTAATTCAAGTGAAACGACAAGGAACTGGACCCCAACAAGTGACAACTGTTCAAAATGCTCCAAATCAACATTCCACGCCAACCAGAGTAATTCATAACATAGCAACTCCATCTGTTTCACCCATTACAAGTGGTCCATCTCAACAAGTTGTACACTCGAGTGGCGGGCATATAATTCGCGCACAGTTGCAAGCTCCTCGTCCAGTTGTTATGCCAACTATGCAAAATAATAGCCTGGGTTCTCAATACCAACAGcagctacaacaacaacaacagcaacaacaaccaaCACAGCCTCATTACCAGCAAATAACAATACGCCAGCCACAAATAGCCACAATTCGTTATCAAGGCAATACAGCTCCGCAAATGTCAAATATGATTCCAAACGGAACTATGCAGATTTTGAATGGCACTCAAGTGACAACTACTGGTAGCGGACAACAATTGCCTTCTATTCGACCAGTACCAACTTTCATTAAGCAATTGTTCCCAAATACTCCATTGGGTCAATCGCGTACTCAATtgcaaaatcaaatatttaatgcaatggaAATTTGTCAACATTTAATGGGCAAATTGCAGACACTTACCAATTCGAATGCTTATAAGACAGCTAAAAGTATGACCGATGTAAAGGAATTGTATATTCACCTTTCATACTTGCTAACATATGCAATTGGAAGATTTAAGGGCTTGCAAGATAATTGTTTAGCTGATATGAGAGATCTTGGATTTACAAATGATGCGAATAGTTTGGAAAATGGTCAACTTGCTGCAG gaATGGACATGGTTCGCAATGGAATGATAACAGATTTCTCCCAAGTTGATTTGGAAAGTTTTCACTCTTTGATTGTACAAAATATGAATCTTATGAAAACTGCAGTAGCAGCAGATTCTTCAACAAATAGTGAAGTTGCAGAAACACCGGGTGTTAGTTCAAAAAAATTGACCCATTTAAATCATAATCGAATGATTCTTGCACAAAATGGTAATCCTGTTAGAACAGAATTAGACGCTACTTCTGAGGCTAATGATGACGATCCAGAATGCCTTTTAGTTGCATTAGATAATGAGCAAAGTCCTGAACAAATTATTCTCGAATCAGAAGATGAAGAAGAACCAGAAGAAGATTGCCTTTTGGTTGAATTAGCTGATAGAATATCTGACAAATATACACCGCCTGCATCACCAACCGTGGAAGAGAAATTCAAtgaacaagaagaagaaaaagttttaCATTCAGGACTTTTGACTCAATACGGAATTGGTGATGATGAAGAATACGAGAGTGACACGAAGAATGACTATAGGCTGTTAAGTGTCAATTTTACAAAAGAACAAGACTTGAggctaattaaaattttaaaagacttCCCTCTGTTATGGTATccgaaaaaaacaaacactaaACAGCCTGTTATGAATGTATTATGGAAGAAAGTTAATAGACTTATGCCAA aGGGACTTAATAATCGTGAACGCTGGCGAACTATGAAAAAGAGTTATAAGAAAAGTCAGAATCTCTATCGATATGCAGATGAATTGGAATTCCTTAAAGATCTTAAAAGCTTACCTAAAAAGAACGTCCAAGCCAAAGACgtcaaaatatcaataaaagGCAAAAAGTTCAATATCAACAAAAGTGCTTTGGAAGCGATGAACACAAAAGCAGTCAAAGACattaaaatatcaacaaaagaCAAAAAGTTCAACATCAATAAAAGTGCTTTGGAAGTGACAAAAGCacctaaattagaaaaaagttcaaaagttaAGAGAGAAGAATACAGAAATGTAAAATCAAAATCCAGAAGCTTTATAGAAGATGTTAAACCACAAACAAaagttgaaacaaaattaaacaaaacgaCAGTTGATCCAAGGACAACAGATCCATTCCAAGATTATGATTTCATTGTTAAGTTGATTGAAGTTGTTGAGAAATATCCGACATTGTGGCATCCGCAATCGGACGCTGTTATAAGGCGATTGCCTCAACCAAAAGTTTGGGATGAAGTTTATAAAGAAATTAATAACCCCAAAT atactgtaaaagatttaaaattaaaatggaaaatattgagATGTTGCTTTTCCCGACATAATGTCTCTGCTGCTCCATTTAGAGATATGTTGCATTTCTTAAAGAAGAAAAAgtga
- the LOC129919599 gene encoding 60S ribosomal protein L27a produces the protein MSNQKRKKTRKLRGHVSHGHGRIGKHRKHPGGRGNAGGMHHHRINFDKYHPGYFGKVGMRNFHLRRQHKFCPSINLDKLWSLVGADKFAELEKEKSEKAPVIDLVQFGFYKLLGRGHLPKRPIIVRAKYFSKKAEDKIKKAGGACLLRA, from the exons atg TCGAACCAGAAAAGGAAGAAGACCAGGAAGCTCCGTGGTCATGTCAGTCATGGACATGGTCGTATCG GTAAGCACCGTAAGCATCCTGGAGGTCGCGGTAACGCTGGTGGTATGCACCATCACCGCATCAACTTCGACAAATACCATCCCGGTTACTTCGGTAAAGTTGGTATGAGGAACTTCCATTTGAGAAGACAGCACAAATTCTGCCCATCAATCAATTTGGACAAATTGTGGTCTCTCGTTGGTGCCGATAAATTCGCTGAACTCGAAAAGGAGAAGAGCGAAAAGGCACCAGTCATTGATTTGGTTcaattt GGTTTCTACAAATTGTTGGGACGCGGACATTTGCCTAAGCGCCCAATCATTGTCAGAGCCAAATACTTCTCAAAGAAGGCTGAAGATAAGATTAAGAAGGCTGGCGGAGCTTGCTTGTTGCGTGCTTAA
- the LOC129919025 gene encoding probable proline--tRNA ligase, mitochondrial, translating to MNRTSKLFWPVIVTPKDAVVKSTEITSRSQKLMLELGLIKSSNNGTFQILPLAQKALDKCIALVNKHMTAIDAQKISLPVLTSSGLWKKTGRLDQGVGEFYLVKDRHGKEHLLSPTHEEAVTSMLASAAPISYKQLPLRLYQIGPKFRDELKTRFGLLRAKEFIMKDLYTFDRNLEEAQKTYEEVSEAYLSFFKKLDVPFVKVVASTGIMGGSVSHEYHFVSRTGEDRIFQCEACTYSSNEEASGEIRKCPKCQSSIEETRGIEIGHTFLLQDKYSKPLGATFLQANGKPQNLSMGCYGIGISRLLAASLEVKSTENELRWPKLLAPFDVCIISAKEGSKEQNASYSYEEELFNKLTKICDQDDIILDDRRHLTIGKRLMESKRMGYPVIVVIGSKILQSPPLVELYIDGQGRDVELNEVLREVNAYVMSKTQLMNEENSGDSNFNRILSYKQ from the exons ATGAATCGTACAAGCAAACTGTTTTGGCCTGTTATAGTGACACCCAAAGATGCAGTTGTGAAATCCACAGAAATCACATCACGCAGTCAAAAA ttaatgTTAGAATTGGGTCTAATTAAATCATCAAACAATGGAACATTTCAAATACTGCCATTGGCACAAAAAGCATTAGATAAATGCATTGCTTTGGTTAACAAACACATGACTGCCATTGATGCTCAGAAAATCTCATTGCCAGTGTTGACTTCTAGTGGTTTATGGAAGAAAACAG GTCGACTTGACCAGGGAGTCGGTGAATTCTATCTCGTCAAAGACAGACATGGCAAAGAGCACTTACTAAGTCcg ACTCACGAAGAAGCTGTAACTTCAATGCTTGCCAGTGCAGCTCCAATCTCCTACAAACAGTTACCACTTCGTTTGTATCAG ATTGGTCCTAAATTTCGTGATGAATTGAAAACTCGCTTTGGACTTTTACGTGCCAAAGAGTTCATCATGAAAGATTTATACACATTCGATAGAAATCTTGAAGAAGCTCAAAAAACCTACGAAGAAGTCAGTGAAGCTTATTTGTCTTTCTTCAAGAAATTGGATGTTCCTTTTGTGAAag TTGTCGCCAGTACTGGAATCATGGGTGGAAGTGTGTCACATGAATATCATTTTGTTTCCCGAACTGGCGAGGATCGAATTTTTCAATGCGAAGCTTGTACTTATTCATCAAATGAAGAGGCTTCTGGTGAGATCAGAAAATGCCCAAAATGTCAATCATCAATTGAAGAAACACGAGGAATAGAG ATTGGACATACATTCCTACTGCAAGACAAATATTCAAAGCCTCTTGGAGCGACTTTCTTGCAGGCAAATGGAAAGCCTCAAAATCTATCCATGGGTTGCTATGGCATCGGTATAAGTAGACTTTTGGCGGCATCTCTAGAAGTCAAGTCCACCGAGAACGAGCTGAGGTGGCCAAAACTTTTGGCACCATTTGATGTTTGCATAATCTCAGCCAAG GAAGGAAGTAAAGAGCAAAATGCATCATACAGCTACGAGGAGGAATTGTTTAACAAACTGACCAAGATTTGTGATCAAGATGATATTATCCTCGATGACAGGAGGCATCTGACAATCGGCAAACGCTTAATGGAATCAAAGAGAATGGGTTACCCCGTCATTGTTGTGATAGGCTCGAAGATTCTACAATCGCCTCCTCTAGTCGAGCTCTATATCGATGGTCAAGGAAGAGACGTTGAACTCAATGAAGTCCTACGAGAGGTTAATGCCTATGTTATGAGCAAAACCCAGTTAATGAATGAAGAAAATAGTGGGGATTCTAATTTTAATCGTATTCTATCttataaacaataa